A single window of Cololabis saira isolate AMF1-May2022 chromosome 24, fColSai1.1, whole genome shotgun sequence DNA harbors:
- the LOC133425023 gene encoding C-X-C chemokine receptor type 1-like, protein MSYTYIFDDLFENDTSSPYVVDPKLQPCPQEPLVHTRGLILCVILIAIFLLAVPGNVLVGWVISTSKQALTPSDIYLFHLTVADGLLALTLPFFAVAMVKGWIFGDFMCKFLSVVMEANFYTSIVFLACISIDRYLVIVHSKEALRNRHRMCSRVLCAAVWVIGWALALPALFNDAMELSPGSGLFICHEKFDIGSATGWRLATRVFRHIFGFVVPLIFMMTCYSIIIVRLLHTRGFQKHRAMRVIIAVVVAFLLCWTPYHITMVVDTLLRADLILFDCAVRKSVDAALLATNSLGLVHSCINPFLYAFVGQKFRMKMLLLFQRKLRQERLSGSKFSRSTSHTSEGSGSGTVL, encoded by the coding sequence ATGTCTTACACCTACATCTTTGACGACCTCTTTGAGAATGACACATCCTCTCCATACGTTGTTGATCCAAAGCTGCAACCATGTCCGCAAGAACCGCTGGTTCATACAAGAGGTCTGATCCTGTGTGTCATCCTCATAGCCATCTTTCTACTGGCAGTCCCAGGAAATGTGCTGGTGGGATGGGTCATCAGCACCAGCAAACAGGCTTTGACTCCCTCTGACATCTACTTGTTTCACCTGACAGTGGCGGATGGACTGCTGGCTCTTACACTCCCCTTCTTTGCAGTAGCAATGGTCAAGGGATGGATCTTTGGAGACTTCATGTGTAAATTCCTCAGCGTCGTCATGGAAGCAAACTTCTACACAAGCATTGTCTTTTTGGCCTGTATTAGCATCGATCGTTATCTTGTGATTGTGCATTCCAAAGAGGCTCTCAGGAATCGCCATAGGATGTGCAGCAGGGTCCTTTGTGCAGCAGTGTGGGTCATTGGTTGGGCCCTGGCTCTGCCTGCACTTTTCAATGATGCCATGGAGCTCAGTCCTGGGTCAGGACTTTTCATTTGCCATGAGAAGTTTGACATTGGCAGCGCCACGGGTTGGAGGCTCGCCACTCGTGTATTTCGCCACATTTTTGGCTTTGTGGTGCCTTTAATTTTCATGATGACCTGCTACAGCATCATCATCGTGAGGCTCCTGCACACCCGTGGTTTCCAGAAGCACCGCGCCATGCGGGTGATCATAGCTGTGGTGGTTGCCTTTCTGCTGTGCTGGACACCGTATCATATAACCATGGTTGTTGACACGTTGCTGAGGGCTGATCTGATACTATTTGACTGCGCTGTGAGGAAATCAGTGGACGCAGCTCTGCTTGCAACCAACAGCCTGGGTCTGGTCCACAGCTGCATCAACCCCTTTCTCTACGCTTTTGTGGGACAGAAGTTCAGGATGAAAATGTTGCTTCTTTTTCAGAGGAAACTCAGACAGGAGAGATTGTCGGGGTCAAAGTTCAGCAGGTCAACATCTCACACTTCAGAAGGCTCTGGAAGCGGAACTGTTCTCTAA